The following are encoded in a window of Phaseolus vulgaris cultivar G19833 chromosome 3, P. vulgaris v2.0, whole genome shotgun sequence genomic DNA:
- the LOC137808050 gene encoding oxysterol-binding protein-related protein 2A isoform X2, with protein sequence MRVKEMHPLCCISLESPGIGSDSPEPEAAALSRTRSLPAGGSDGIARRGSEATVAGVLYKWTNYGKGWRSRWFLLRNGVLSYAKICWPENLNLLSPVDDVRLIGEVTANRLARDAATVRRKSHKPPSSSSSAVVHLKISSFRESKSDDRRFYIFTATKTLHLRTDSRKDRVAWIQALVSTRELYPLRALSDHLSLAPNHISVSTERLRKRLVEEGNSESLVKECEQIMFAEFSELQEQLQILCQERRNLLDTIRQLEAANIEPEASALHDSEYQLTKNGFSNLGHGKYSECSTTESSDDIEKQEMEEVSDEDEISYYDTKEYFTELGFRCGSTGDLDPTNMSGEANTQCIDLENSLFAKTVNDFGYPQIARRKKLPDPVEKEKGVSLWSIIKDNVGKDLTRVCLPVYFNEPISSLQKCFEDLEYSFLLDRAYEYGKAGNGLLRALNVAAFAVSGYASSEGRHCKPFNPLLGETYEADYPDKGVRFFSEKVSHHPTVVACHCQGRGWKFWADSNIRSKFWGRSIQLDPVGVLTLEFDDGEIFQWSKVTTTIYNLILGKIYCDHHGNMDIRGNRQYSCRLKFKEQAILDRNPHQVHGFVEDVTGKKVATLFGKWDDSMYYVNGEANVKPKDCTLPGTNFLWKRTKPPSNLTRYNLTSFAITLNELTPGLKEKLPPTDSRLRPDQRHLEDGEYEKANIEKQRLEKRQRMSRKLQENGWQPRWFHKEGENGTFRYIGGYWEARALGKWNGCPNIFGEVYDGNLIL encoded by the exons ATGCGTGTGAAGGAAATGCACCCCTTGTGCTGCATCTCACTGGAAAGTCCGGGGATCGGGAGCGACTCTCCGGAGCCCGAGGCTGCTGCGTTGTCCAGGACGAGGAGTCTCCCGGCCGGTGGATCTGACGGCATTGCACGGCGGGGATCCGAGGCCACGGTGGCCGGAGTTCTCTACAAGTGGACCAATTACGGCAAGGGATGGAGATCCCGCTGGTTCCTCCTCCGCAATGGCGTACTCTCCTATGCCAAGATCTGCTGGCCGGAAAACCTCAACCTCCTCTCTCCGGTTGACGATGTGCGCCTCATCGGAGAAGTCACCGCCAACCGCCTTGCCAGAGATGCTGCTACCGTGCGCCGGAAGAGTCACAAACCTccttcctcctcttcctctGCCGTCGTGCATCTCAAG ATCTCGTCATTCAGAGAGAGCAAGTCTGACGATAGACGGTTCTATATATTCACAGCCACAAAGACTCTCCATCTGAGAACTGATTCAAGAAAGGACCGCGTGGCGTGGATTCAAGCTTTGGTTTCAACCCGAGAATTATATCCTCTTCGAGCGCTCAGCGACCATCTCTCCCTCGCACCGAATCATATATCTGTATCAACCGAGAGGCTTAGGAAACGCTTAGTTGAAGAGGGTAACAGTGAGAGCCTTGTCAAGGAGTGCGAGCAAATCATGTTTGCCGAGTTCTCTGAATTACAAGAGCAACTTCAGATCCTATGTCAAGAACGAAGGAATTTGCTTGATACAATAAGGCAGCTGGAG GCTGCTAATATTGAACCTGAGGCCTCTGCCTTGCATGACAGTGAATACCAATTAACGAAGAATGGCTTTTCAAATTTAGGACATGGAAAATATAGCG AATGCAGTACTACTGAATCATCGGATGATATTGAGAAACAGGAGATGGAGGAAGTGTCAGATGAAGATGAAATCTCATACTATGACACTAAAGAGTATTTTACAGAACTTGGTTTTAGGTGTGGGTCCACAGGAGATTTGGATCCAACGAACATGTCTGGGGAAGCTAACACACAATGCATTGATTTGGAGAACAGTCTTTTTGCGAAGACGGTCAATGATTTTGGGTACCCTCAGATAGCAAGGCGAAAGAAGCTTCCAGATCCTGTTGAGAAGGAAAAGGGCGTTAGTCTTTGGTCAATTATCAAAGACAACGTGGGCAAAGATCTCACACGAGTGTGTCTTCCTGTATACTTTAATGAGCCAATTTCATCTCTTCAGAAATGTTTTGAAGACTTGGAGTACTCTTTTCTTCTTGATAGAGCTTATGAGTACGGAAAAGCG GGAAACGGTCTCCTTCGGGCTCTGAATGTTGCTGCCTTTGCTGTTTCTGGATATGCATCATCCGAAGGTCGTCATTGTAAACCCTTTAATCCATTGTTAGGGGAAACTTATGAAGCGGATTATCCTGACAAAGGAGTTCGTTTCTTTTCCGAGAAG GTGAGTCACCATCCAACTGTCGTTGCCTGCCACTGTCAAGGTAGAGGATGGAAGTTTTGGGCTGACAGTAACATTCGGTCAAAGTTTTGGGGAAGGTCAATTCAGCTTGACCCAGTGGGTGTTCTGACCCTGGAGTTTGATGACGGTGAAATATTTCAGTGGAGCAAG GTCACGACAACAATTTATAATCTTATCCTTGGGAAAATATATTGCGATCATCATGGAAACATGGACATCCGTGGTAATCGCCAATATTCGTGCAGACTCAAGTTTAAAGAACAGGCGATTCTTGATCGAAATCCTCACCAG GTGCATGGCTTTGTTGAAGATGTAACGGGAAAAAAGGTTGCCACATTATTTGGCAAGTGGGATGACAGCATGTATTATGTTAATGGTGAAGCGAATGTGAAGCCAAAAGATTGCACTTTGCCTGGCACAAACTTCTTGTGGAAAAGGACTAAGCCACCTTCTAATCTCACCCGGTACAATTTGACATCGTTTGCAATCACACTGAATGAGCTTACTCCAGGGCTAAAG GAGAAGCTTCCACCCACGGATTCCAGGCTGAGACCAGATCAGCGGCATCTAGAGGATGGGGAATACGAGAAGGCTAATATTGAAAAACAAAGGTTGGAAAAGAGGCAGAGAATG TCAAGGAAACTGCAAGAAAATGGATGGCAGCCTAGGTGGTTCCACAAAGAAGGTGAAAACGGGACGTTTCGATATATTGGCGGGTATTGGGAAGCGAGAGCTCTAGGAAAATGGAATGGGTGCCCAAATATCTTCGGTGAAGTTTATGATGGAAATTTGATCCTATAG
- the LOC137808050 gene encoding oxysterol-binding protein-related protein 2A isoform X1, producing MRVKEMHPLCCISLESPGIGSDSPEPEAAALSRTRSLPAGGSDGIARRGSEATVAGVLYKWTNYGKGWRSRWFLLRNGVLSYAKICWPENLNLLSPVDDVRLIGEVTANRLARDAATVRRKSHKPPSSSSSAVVHLKQISSFRESKSDDRRFYIFTATKTLHLRTDSRKDRVAWIQALVSTRELYPLRALSDHLSLAPNHISVSTERLRKRLVEEGNSESLVKECEQIMFAEFSELQEQLQILCQERRNLLDTIRQLEAANIEPEASALHDSEYQLTKNGFSNLGHGKYSECSTTESSDDIEKQEMEEVSDEDEISYYDTKEYFTELGFRCGSTGDLDPTNMSGEANTQCIDLENSLFAKTVNDFGYPQIARRKKLPDPVEKEKGVSLWSIIKDNVGKDLTRVCLPVYFNEPISSLQKCFEDLEYSFLLDRAYEYGKAGNGLLRALNVAAFAVSGYASSEGRHCKPFNPLLGETYEADYPDKGVRFFSEKVSHHPTVVACHCQGRGWKFWADSNIRSKFWGRSIQLDPVGVLTLEFDDGEIFQWSKVTTTIYNLILGKIYCDHHGNMDIRGNRQYSCRLKFKEQAILDRNPHQVHGFVEDVTGKKVATLFGKWDDSMYYVNGEANVKPKDCTLPGTNFLWKRTKPPSNLTRYNLTSFAITLNELTPGLKEKLPPTDSRLRPDQRHLEDGEYEKANIEKQRLEKRQRMSRKLQENGWQPRWFHKEGENGTFRYIGGYWEARALGKWNGCPNIFGEVYDGNLIL from the exons ATGCGTGTGAAGGAAATGCACCCCTTGTGCTGCATCTCACTGGAAAGTCCGGGGATCGGGAGCGACTCTCCGGAGCCCGAGGCTGCTGCGTTGTCCAGGACGAGGAGTCTCCCGGCCGGTGGATCTGACGGCATTGCACGGCGGGGATCCGAGGCCACGGTGGCCGGAGTTCTCTACAAGTGGACCAATTACGGCAAGGGATGGAGATCCCGCTGGTTCCTCCTCCGCAATGGCGTACTCTCCTATGCCAAGATCTGCTGGCCGGAAAACCTCAACCTCCTCTCTCCGGTTGACGATGTGCGCCTCATCGGAGAAGTCACCGCCAACCGCCTTGCCAGAGATGCTGCTACCGTGCGCCGGAAGAGTCACAAACCTccttcctcctcttcctctGCCGTCGTGCATCTCAAG CAGATCTCGTCATTCAGAGAGAGCAAGTCTGACGATAGACGGTTCTATATATTCACAGCCACAAAGACTCTCCATCTGAGAACTGATTCAAGAAAGGACCGCGTGGCGTGGATTCAAGCTTTGGTTTCAACCCGAGAATTATATCCTCTTCGAGCGCTCAGCGACCATCTCTCCCTCGCACCGAATCATATATCTGTATCAACCGAGAGGCTTAGGAAACGCTTAGTTGAAGAGGGTAACAGTGAGAGCCTTGTCAAGGAGTGCGAGCAAATCATGTTTGCCGAGTTCTCTGAATTACAAGAGCAACTTCAGATCCTATGTCAAGAACGAAGGAATTTGCTTGATACAATAAGGCAGCTGGAG GCTGCTAATATTGAACCTGAGGCCTCTGCCTTGCATGACAGTGAATACCAATTAACGAAGAATGGCTTTTCAAATTTAGGACATGGAAAATATAGCG AATGCAGTACTACTGAATCATCGGATGATATTGAGAAACAGGAGATGGAGGAAGTGTCAGATGAAGATGAAATCTCATACTATGACACTAAAGAGTATTTTACAGAACTTGGTTTTAGGTGTGGGTCCACAGGAGATTTGGATCCAACGAACATGTCTGGGGAAGCTAACACACAATGCATTGATTTGGAGAACAGTCTTTTTGCGAAGACGGTCAATGATTTTGGGTACCCTCAGATAGCAAGGCGAAAGAAGCTTCCAGATCCTGTTGAGAAGGAAAAGGGCGTTAGTCTTTGGTCAATTATCAAAGACAACGTGGGCAAAGATCTCACACGAGTGTGTCTTCCTGTATACTTTAATGAGCCAATTTCATCTCTTCAGAAATGTTTTGAAGACTTGGAGTACTCTTTTCTTCTTGATAGAGCTTATGAGTACGGAAAAGCG GGAAACGGTCTCCTTCGGGCTCTGAATGTTGCTGCCTTTGCTGTTTCTGGATATGCATCATCCGAAGGTCGTCATTGTAAACCCTTTAATCCATTGTTAGGGGAAACTTATGAAGCGGATTATCCTGACAAAGGAGTTCGTTTCTTTTCCGAGAAG GTGAGTCACCATCCAACTGTCGTTGCCTGCCACTGTCAAGGTAGAGGATGGAAGTTTTGGGCTGACAGTAACATTCGGTCAAAGTTTTGGGGAAGGTCAATTCAGCTTGACCCAGTGGGTGTTCTGACCCTGGAGTTTGATGACGGTGAAATATTTCAGTGGAGCAAG GTCACGACAACAATTTATAATCTTATCCTTGGGAAAATATATTGCGATCATCATGGAAACATGGACATCCGTGGTAATCGCCAATATTCGTGCAGACTCAAGTTTAAAGAACAGGCGATTCTTGATCGAAATCCTCACCAG GTGCATGGCTTTGTTGAAGATGTAACGGGAAAAAAGGTTGCCACATTATTTGGCAAGTGGGATGACAGCATGTATTATGTTAATGGTGAAGCGAATGTGAAGCCAAAAGATTGCACTTTGCCTGGCACAAACTTCTTGTGGAAAAGGACTAAGCCACCTTCTAATCTCACCCGGTACAATTTGACATCGTTTGCAATCACACTGAATGAGCTTACTCCAGGGCTAAAG GAGAAGCTTCCACCCACGGATTCCAGGCTGAGACCAGATCAGCGGCATCTAGAGGATGGGGAATACGAGAAGGCTAATATTGAAAAACAAAGGTTGGAAAAGAGGCAGAGAATG TCAAGGAAACTGCAAGAAAATGGATGGCAGCCTAGGTGGTTCCACAAAGAAGGTGAAAACGGGACGTTTCGATATATTGGCGGGTATTGGGAAGCGAGAGCTCTAGGAAAATGGAATGGGTGCCCAAATATCTTCGGTGAAGTTTATGATGGAAATTTGATCCTATAG
- the LOC137808050 gene encoding oxysterol-binding protein-related protein 2A isoform X4, translating into MNLEKFKTSICYTSIDFTISSFRESKSDDRRFYIFTATKTLHLRTDSRKDRVAWIQALVSTRELYPLRALSDHLSLAPNHISVSTERLRKRLVEEGNSESLVKECEQIMFAEFSELQEQLQILCQERRNLLDTIRQLEAANIEPEASALHDSEYQLTKNGFSNLGHGKYSECSTTESSDDIEKQEMEEVSDEDEISYYDTKEYFTELGFRCGSTGDLDPTNMSGEANTQCIDLENSLFAKTVNDFGYPQIARRKKLPDPVEKEKGVSLWSIIKDNVGKDLTRVCLPVYFNEPISSLQKCFEDLEYSFLLDRAYEYGKAGNGLLRALNVAAFAVSGYASSEGRHCKPFNPLLGETYEADYPDKGVRFFSEKVSHHPTVVACHCQGRGWKFWADSNIRSKFWGRSIQLDPVGVLTLEFDDGEIFQWSKVTTTIYNLILGKIYCDHHGNMDIRGNRQYSCRLKFKEQAILDRNPHQVHGFVEDVTGKKVATLFGKWDDSMYYVNGEANVKPKDCTLPGTNFLWKRTKPPSNLTRYNLTSFAITLNELTPGLKEKLPPTDSRLRPDQRHLEDGEYEKANIEKQRLEKRQRMSRKLQENGWQPRWFHKEGENGTFRYIGGYWEARALGKWNGCPNIFGEVYDGNLIL; encoded by the exons ATGAatttagaaaaatttaaaacCTCAATCTGTTATACGTCAATAGATTTTACT ATCTCGTCATTCAGAGAGAGCAAGTCTGACGATAGACGGTTCTATATATTCACAGCCACAAAGACTCTCCATCTGAGAACTGATTCAAGAAAGGACCGCGTGGCGTGGATTCAAGCTTTGGTTTCAACCCGAGAATTATATCCTCTTCGAGCGCTCAGCGACCATCTCTCCCTCGCACCGAATCATATATCTGTATCAACCGAGAGGCTTAGGAAACGCTTAGTTGAAGAGGGTAACAGTGAGAGCCTTGTCAAGGAGTGCGAGCAAATCATGTTTGCCGAGTTCTCTGAATTACAAGAGCAACTTCAGATCCTATGTCAAGAACGAAGGAATTTGCTTGATACAATAAGGCAGCTGGAG GCTGCTAATATTGAACCTGAGGCCTCTGCCTTGCATGACAGTGAATACCAATTAACGAAGAATGGCTTTTCAAATTTAGGACATGGAAAATATAGCG AATGCAGTACTACTGAATCATCGGATGATATTGAGAAACAGGAGATGGAGGAAGTGTCAGATGAAGATGAAATCTCATACTATGACACTAAAGAGTATTTTACAGAACTTGGTTTTAGGTGTGGGTCCACAGGAGATTTGGATCCAACGAACATGTCTGGGGAAGCTAACACACAATGCATTGATTTGGAGAACAGTCTTTTTGCGAAGACGGTCAATGATTTTGGGTACCCTCAGATAGCAAGGCGAAAGAAGCTTCCAGATCCTGTTGAGAAGGAAAAGGGCGTTAGTCTTTGGTCAATTATCAAAGACAACGTGGGCAAAGATCTCACACGAGTGTGTCTTCCTGTATACTTTAATGAGCCAATTTCATCTCTTCAGAAATGTTTTGAAGACTTGGAGTACTCTTTTCTTCTTGATAGAGCTTATGAGTACGGAAAAGCG GGAAACGGTCTCCTTCGGGCTCTGAATGTTGCTGCCTTTGCTGTTTCTGGATATGCATCATCCGAAGGTCGTCATTGTAAACCCTTTAATCCATTGTTAGGGGAAACTTATGAAGCGGATTATCCTGACAAAGGAGTTCGTTTCTTTTCCGAGAAG GTGAGTCACCATCCAACTGTCGTTGCCTGCCACTGTCAAGGTAGAGGATGGAAGTTTTGGGCTGACAGTAACATTCGGTCAAAGTTTTGGGGAAGGTCAATTCAGCTTGACCCAGTGGGTGTTCTGACCCTGGAGTTTGATGACGGTGAAATATTTCAGTGGAGCAAG GTCACGACAACAATTTATAATCTTATCCTTGGGAAAATATATTGCGATCATCATGGAAACATGGACATCCGTGGTAATCGCCAATATTCGTGCAGACTCAAGTTTAAAGAACAGGCGATTCTTGATCGAAATCCTCACCAG GTGCATGGCTTTGTTGAAGATGTAACGGGAAAAAAGGTTGCCACATTATTTGGCAAGTGGGATGACAGCATGTATTATGTTAATGGTGAAGCGAATGTGAAGCCAAAAGATTGCACTTTGCCTGGCACAAACTTCTTGTGGAAAAGGACTAAGCCACCTTCTAATCTCACCCGGTACAATTTGACATCGTTTGCAATCACACTGAATGAGCTTACTCCAGGGCTAAAG GAGAAGCTTCCACCCACGGATTCCAGGCTGAGACCAGATCAGCGGCATCTAGAGGATGGGGAATACGAGAAGGCTAATATTGAAAAACAAAGGTTGGAAAAGAGGCAGAGAATG TCAAGGAAACTGCAAGAAAATGGATGGCAGCCTAGGTGGTTCCACAAAGAAGGTGAAAACGGGACGTTTCGATATATTGGCGGGTATTGGGAAGCGAGAGCTCTAGGAAAATGGAATGGGTGCCCAAATATCTTCGGTGAAGTTTATGATGGAAATTTGATCCTATAG
- the LOC137808050 gene encoding oxysterol-binding protein-related protein 2A isoform X3 produces the protein MNLEKFKTSICYTSIDFTQISSFRESKSDDRRFYIFTATKTLHLRTDSRKDRVAWIQALVSTRELYPLRALSDHLSLAPNHISVSTERLRKRLVEEGNSESLVKECEQIMFAEFSELQEQLQILCQERRNLLDTIRQLEAANIEPEASALHDSEYQLTKNGFSNLGHGKYSECSTTESSDDIEKQEMEEVSDEDEISYYDTKEYFTELGFRCGSTGDLDPTNMSGEANTQCIDLENSLFAKTVNDFGYPQIARRKKLPDPVEKEKGVSLWSIIKDNVGKDLTRVCLPVYFNEPISSLQKCFEDLEYSFLLDRAYEYGKAGNGLLRALNVAAFAVSGYASSEGRHCKPFNPLLGETYEADYPDKGVRFFSEKVSHHPTVVACHCQGRGWKFWADSNIRSKFWGRSIQLDPVGVLTLEFDDGEIFQWSKVTTTIYNLILGKIYCDHHGNMDIRGNRQYSCRLKFKEQAILDRNPHQVHGFVEDVTGKKVATLFGKWDDSMYYVNGEANVKPKDCTLPGTNFLWKRTKPPSNLTRYNLTSFAITLNELTPGLKEKLPPTDSRLRPDQRHLEDGEYEKANIEKQRLEKRQRMSRKLQENGWQPRWFHKEGENGTFRYIGGYWEARALGKWNGCPNIFGEVYDGNLIL, from the exons ATGAatttagaaaaatttaaaacCTCAATCTGTTATACGTCAATAGATTTTACT CAGATCTCGTCATTCAGAGAGAGCAAGTCTGACGATAGACGGTTCTATATATTCACAGCCACAAAGACTCTCCATCTGAGAACTGATTCAAGAAAGGACCGCGTGGCGTGGATTCAAGCTTTGGTTTCAACCCGAGAATTATATCCTCTTCGAGCGCTCAGCGACCATCTCTCCCTCGCACCGAATCATATATCTGTATCAACCGAGAGGCTTAGGAAACGCTTAGTTGAAGAGGGTAACAGTGAGAGCCTTGTCAAGGAGTGCGAGCAAATCATGTTTGCCGAGTTCTCTGAATTACAAGAGCAACTTCAGATCCTATGTCAAGAACGAAGGAATTTGCTTGATACAATAAGGCAGCTGGAG GCTGCTAATATTGAACCTGAGGCCTCTGCCTTGCATGACAGTGAATACCAATTAACGAAGAATGGCTTTTCAAATTTAGGACATGGAAAATATAGCG AATGCAGTACTACTGAATCATCGGATGATATTGAGAAACAGGAGATGGAGGAAGTGTCAGATGAAGATGAAATCTCATACTATGACACTAAAGAGTATTTTACAGAACTTGGTTTTAGGTGTGGGTCCACAGGAGATTTGGATCCAACGAACATGTCTGGGGAAGCTAACACACAATGCATTGATTTGGAGAACAGTCTTTTTGCGAAGACGGTCAATGATTTTGGGTACCCTCAGATAGCAAGGCGAAAGAAGCTTCCAGATCCTGTTGAGAAGGAAAAGGGCGTTAGTCTTTGGTCAATTATCAAAGACAACGTGGGCAAAGATCTCACACGAGTGTGTCTTCCTGTATACTTTAATGAGCCAATTTCATCTCTTCAGAAATGTTTTGAAGACTTGGAGTACTCTTTTCTTCTTGATAGAGCTTATGAGTACGGAAAAGCG GGAAACGGTCTCCTTCGGGCTCTGAATGTTGCTGCCTTTGCTGTTTCTGGATATGCATCATCCGAAGGTCGTCATTGTAAACCCTTTAATCCATTGTTAGGGGAAACTTATGAAGCGGATTATCCTGACAAAGGAGTTCGTTTCTTTTCCGAGAAG GTGAGTCACCATCCAACTGTCGTTGCCTGCCACTGTCAAGGTAGAGGATGGAAGTTTTGGGCTGACAGTAACATTCGGTCAAAGTTTTGGGGAAGGTCAATTCAGCTTGACCCAGTGGGTGTTCTGACCCTGGAGTTTGATGACGGTGAAATATTTCAGTGGAGCAAG GTCACGACAACAATTTATAATCTTATCCTTGGGAAAATATATTGCGATCATCATGGAAACATGGACATCCGTGGTAATCGCCAATATTCGTGCAGACTCAAGTTTAAAGAACAGGCGATTCTTGATCGAAATCCTCACCAG GTGCATGGCTTTGTTGAAGATGTAACGGGAAAAAAGGTTGCCACATTATTTGGCAAGTGGGATGACAGCATGTATTATGTTAATGGTGAAGCGAATGTGAAGCCAAAAGATTGCACTTTGCCTGGCACAAACTTCTTGTGGAAAAGGACTAAGCCACCTTCTAATCTCACCCGGTACAATTTGACATCGTTTGCAATCACACTGAATGAGCTTACTCCAGGGCTAAAG GAGAAGCTTCCACCCACGGATTCCAGGCTGAGACCAGATCAGCGGCATCTAGAGGATGGGGAATACGAGAAGGCTAATATTGAAAAACAAAGGTTGGAAAAGAGGCAGAGAATG TCAAGGAAACTGCAAGAAAATGGATGGCAGCCTAGGTGGTTCCACAAAGAAGGTGAAAACGGGACGTTTCGATATATTGGCGGGTATTGGGAAGCGAGAGCTCTAGGAAAATGGAATGGGTGCCCAAATATCTTCGGTGAAGTTTATGATGGAAATTTGATCCTATAG
- the LOC137808050 gene encoding oxysterol-binding protein-related protein 2A isoform X5 produces MFAEFSELQEQLQILCQERRNLLDTIRQLEAANIEPEASALHDSEYQLTKNGFSNLGHGKYSECSTTESSDDIEKQEMEEVSDEDEISYYDTKEYFTELGFRCGSTGDLDPTNMSGEANTQCIDLENSLFAKTVNDFGYPQIARRKKLPDPVEKEKGVSLWSIIKDNVGKDLTRVCLPVYFNEPISSLQKCFEDLEYSFLLDRAYEYGKAGNGLLRALNVAAFAVSGYASSEGRHCKPFNPLLGETYEADYPDKGVRFFSEKVSHHPTVVACHCQGRGWKFWADSNIRSKFWGRSIQLDPVGVLTLEFDDGEIFQWSKVTTTIYNLILGKIYCDHHGNMDIRGNRQYSCRLKFKEQAILDRNPHQVHGFVEDVTGKKVATLFGKWDDSMYYVNGEANVKPKDCTLPGTNFLWKRTKPPSNLTRYNLTSFAITLNELTPGLKEKLPPTDSRLRPDQRHLEDGEYEKANIEKQRLEKRQRMSRKLQENGWQPRWFHKEGENGTFRYIGGYWEARALGKWNGCPNIFGEVYDGNLIL; encoded by the exons ATGTTTGCCGAGTTCTCTGAATTACAAGAGCAACTTCAGATCCTATGTCAAGAACGAAGGAATTTGCTTGATACAATAAGGCAGCTGGAG GCTGCTAATATTGAACCTGAGGCCTCTGCCTTGCATGACAGTGAATACCAATTAACGAAGAATGGCTTTTCAAATTTAGGACATGGAAAATATAGCG AATGCAGTACTACTGAATCATCGGATGATATTGAGAAACAGGAGATGGAGGAAGTGTCAGATGAAGATGAAATCTCATACTATGACACTAAAGAGTATTTTACAGAACTTGGTTTTAGGTGTGGGTCCACAGGAGATTTGGATCCAACGAACATGTCTGGGGAAGCTAACACACAATGCATTGATTTGGAGAACAGTCTTTTTGCGAAGACGGTCAATGATTTTGGGTACCCTCAGATAGCAAGGCGAAAGAAGCTTCCAGATCCTGTTGAGAAGGAAAAGGGCGTTAGTCTTTGGTCAATTATCAAAGACAACGTGGGCAAAGATCTCACACGAGTGTGTCTTCCTGTATACTTTAATGAGCCAATTTCATCTCTTCAGAAATGTTTTGAAGACTTGGAGTACTCTTTTCTTCTTGATAGAGCTTATGAGTACGGAAAAGCG GGAAACGGTCTCCTTCGGGCTCTGAATGTTGCTGCCTTTGCTGTTTCTGGATATGCATCATCCGAAGGTCGTCATTGTAAACCCTTTAATCCATTGTTAGGGGAAACTTATGAAGCGGATTATCCTGACAAAGGAGTTCGTTTCTTTTCCGAGAAG GTGAGTCACCATCCAACTGTCGTTGCCTGCCACTGTCAAGGTAGAGGATGGAAGTTTTGGGCTGACAGTAACATTCGGTCAAAGTTTTGGGGAAGGTCAATTCAGCTTGACCCAGTGGGTGTTCTGACCCTGGAGTTTGATGACGGTGAAATATTTCAGTGGAGCAAG GTCACGACAACAATTTATAATCTTATCCTTGGGAAAATATATTGCGATCATCATGGAAACATGGACATCCGTGGTAATCGCCAATATTCGTGCAGACTCAAGTTTAAAGAACAGGCGATTCTTGATCGAAATCCTCACCAG GTGCATGGCTTTGTTGAAGATGTAACGGGAAAAAAGGTTGCCACATTATTTGGCAAGTGGGATGACAGCATGTATTATGTTAATGGTGAAGCGAATGTGAAGCCAAAAGATTGCACTTTGCCTGGCACAAACTTCTTGTGGAAAAGGACTAAGCCACCTTCTAATCTCACCCGGTACAATTTGACATCGTTTGCAATCACACTGAATGAGCTTACTCCAGGGCTAAAG GAGAAGCTTCCACCCACGGATTCCAGGCTGAGACCAGATCAGCGGCATCTAGAGGATGGGGAATACGAGAAGGCTAATATTGAAAAACAAAGGTTGGAAAAGAGGCAGAGAATG TCAAGGAAACTGCAAGAAAATGGATGGCAGCCTAGGTGGTTCCACAAAGAAGGTGAAAACGGGACGTTTCGATATATTGGCGGGTATTGGGAAGCGAGAGCTCTAGGAAAATGGAATGGGTGCCCAAATATCTTCGGTGAAGTTTATGATGGAAATTTGATCCTATAG